The Glycine max cultivar Williams 82 chromosome 12, Glycine_max_v4.0, whole genome shotgun sequence genome window below encodes:
- the LOC100786499 gene encoding BTB/POZ domain-containing protein At3g22104 isoform X1, with product MEACCCNLEVDVNGEETFMVDKTVITQYSNKFARLFGKSSGATGKLKVIFHDFPGGAEGFELMLKFSYNNGTADISPSNLFLACCAAEYMEMKEPVADVSNLLEQTEKSLQEISYWTWSDLLIGLKQCQSLLVPDSSVMVERCLDTIVGRLVLASEASPCPSTSSTDSSWVRYSCDSKSTESVKTSFSRLTWWFEDLLFLSPLLVAMLVKLMLSRKMDHVVISKFLLYYQKAKFSTATTHEKCKIIEMVIDMHYDMDLSCVPCKTLFGILRVTLGLNISKCSRNKLETMIGSQLDHATLDNLLVPSPYGISYLYDVNLILRFLKAFLRRGNGLVTPIRKVASLIDLYIAEIAPDPCLKTSKFLALATAIPDSARDSYDELYHAMDMYLEVHTQLSQEERLKICCGLNFEKLSPQACLHLSQNKKFPSKFAVQALISQQSKLKNLLHMTPSTSSYNDSPCNSSGAAQKGKKNKTSEQVVLYSSNFDISTDNEKLEAHLQGMQWRVMELEKFCRKMQIQMAKITKSKASGHSYAKSLPKLCS from the exons ATGGAAGCTTGCTGCTGCAACCTTGAAGTGGATGTAAATGGAGAAGAGACTTTCATGGTGGACAAg ACTGTTATTACTCAGTATTCAAACAAATTTGCTAGACTGTTTGGAAAGTCTAGTGGTGCCACAGGAAAGCTTAAAGTAATATTCCATGATTTTCCAGGAGGTGCTGAAGGCTTTGAGCTTATGTTAAAATTCTCTTACAACAATGGAACAGCTGATATAAGTCCTTCCAATTTGTTTCTGGCGTGTTGTGCTGCTGAGTACATGGAAATGAAGGAACCTGTGGCTGATGTTTCTAACTTATTGGAGCAAACTGAAAAGTCACTCCAAGAGATTAGCTATTGGACTTGGTCAGATCTTTTAATTGGTTTGAAACAGTGCCAGAGTTTACTAGTTCCAGATTCTTCTGTGATGGTAGAGAGATGCTTGGATACTATTGTGGGAAGGCTTGTTTTGGCCAGTGAAGCAAGTCCTTGTCCATCAACTAGTTCCACAGACAGTTCTTGGGTTCGGTATTCGTGTGACTCTAAGAGCACTGAGAGTGTAAAAACAAGTTTCTCTCGTTTAACATGGTGGTTTGAAGATCTCCTGTTTTTGAGTCCCTTGTTGGTTGCAATGTTGGTTAAGTTAATGCTTTCACGAAAGATGGATCATGTTGTGATCAGCAAGTTTCTTCTCTACTATCAGAAGGCCAAATTTTCCACTGCTACTACACATGAGAAGTGCAAGATCATAGAAATGGTCATAGATATGCATTATGATATGGATTTAAGTTGTGTTCCTTGCAAGACATTGTTTGGGATTCTGAGGGTTACTTTGGGTTTGAACATAAGCAAATGTAGCAGGAATAAGTTGGAGACTATGATTGGTTCCCAATTGGATCATGCAACCTTGGACAATTTGCTTGTTCCTTCTCCTTATGGAATAAGCTACTTGTATGATGTGAAccttattttgagatttttgaAGGCATTCTTGCGGCGAGGAAATGGTCTAGTCACTCCCATTCGGAAAGTTGCTAGCTTAATAGATTTGTATATAGCAGAAATAGCCCCTGATCCTTGTTTGAAAACTTCAAAGTTCTTGGCTCTTGCCACAGCAATTCCAGATTCTGCAAGAGATTCTTATGATGAGCTCTACCATGCAATGGACATGTATCTTGAG GTACACACTCAATTATCACAGGAAGAAAGACTGAAGATATGCTGTGGTTTAAATTTTGAGAAGCTTTCACCTCAAGCTTGTCTACACCTTTCTCAGAACAAAAAATTTCCTTCAAAATTTGCGGTTCAAGCTCTTATCTCTCAACAATCTAAGCTGAAAAATTTACTCCATATGACTCCCAGTACATCTTCATACAATGATTCACCTTGCAACTCCAGTGGTGCTGctcaaaagggaaagaaaaacaaaaccagTGAACAAGTTGTGTTGTATTCTAGCAATTTTGATATTTCTACAGACAATGAGAAACTCGAAGCACATTTACAAGGAATGCAGTGGAGGGTCATGGAATTAGAGAAATTCTGTAGGAAAATGCAAATCCAAATGGCAAAGATCACAAAATCAAAAGCATCAGGCCATAGTTATGCAAAATCTTTGCCCAAGCTATGCTCATGA
- the LOC100786499 gene encoding BTB/POZ domain-containing protein At3g22104 isoform X2, with protein sequence MSASDSMFLTVITQYSNKFARLFGKSSGATGKLKVIFHDFPGGAEGFELMLKFSYNNGTADISPSNLFLACCAAEYMEMKEPVADVSNLLEQTEKSLQEISYWTWSDLLIGLKQCQSLLVPDSSVMVERCLDTIVGRLVLASEASPCPSTSSTDSSWVRYSCDSKSTESVKTSFSRLTWWFEDLLFLSPLLVAMLVKLMLSRKMDHVVISKFLLYYQKAKFSTATTHEKCKIIEMVIDMHYDMDLSCVPCKTLFGILRVTLGLNISKCSRNKLETMIGSQLDHATLDNLLVPSPYGISYLYDVNLILRFLKAFLRRGNGLVTPIRKVASLIDLYIAEIAPDPCLKTSKFLALATAIPDSARDSYDELYHAMDMYLEVHTQLSQEERLKICCGLNFEKLSPQACLHLSQNKKFPSKFAVQALISQQSKLKNLLHMTPSTSSYNDSPCNSSGAAQKGKKNKTSEQVVLYSSNFDISTDNEKLEAHLQGMQWRVMELEKFCRKMQIQMAKITKSKASGHSYAKSLPKLCS encoded by the exons ATGAGCGCTAGTGATTCCATGTTTTTG ACTGTTATTACTCAGTATTCAAACAAATTTGCTAGACTGTTTGGAAAGTCTAGTGGTGCCACAGGAAAGCTTAAAGTAATATTCCATGATTTTCCAGGAGGTGCTGAAGGCTTTGAGCTTATGTTAAAATTCTCTTACAACAATGGAACAGCTGATATAAGTCCTTCCAATTTGTTTCTGGCGTGTTGTGCTGCTGAGTACATGGAAATGAAGGAACCTGTGGCTGATGTTTCTAACTTATTGGAGCAAACTGAAAAGTCACTCCAAGAGATTAGCTATTGGACTTGGTCAGATCTTTTAATTGGTTTGAAACAGTGCCAGAGTTTACTAGTTCCAGATTCTTCTGTGATGGTAGAGAGATGCTTGGATACTATTGTGGGAAGGCTTGTTTTGGCCAGTGAAGCAAGTCCTTGTCCATCAACTAGTTCCACAGACAGTTCTTGGGTTCGGTATTCGTGTGACTCTAAGAGCACTGAGAGTGTAAAAACAAGTTTCTCTCGTTTAACATGGTGGTTTGAAGATCTCCTGTTTTTGAGTCCCTTGTTGGTTGCAATGTTGGTTAAGTTAATGCTTTCACGAAAGATGGATCATGTTGTGATCAGCAAGTTTCTTCTCTACTATCAGAAGGCCAAATTTTCCACTGCTACTACACATGAGAAGTGCAAGATCATAGAAATGGTCATAGATATGCATTATGATATGGATTTAAGTTGTGTTCCTTGCAAGACATTGTTTGGGATTCTGAGGGTTACTTTGGGTTTGAACATAAGCAAATGTAGCAGGAATAAGTTGGAGACTATGATTGGTTCCCAATTGGATCATGCAACCTTGGACAATTTGCTTGTTCCTTCTCCTTATGGAATAAGCTACTTGTATGATGTGAAccttattttgagatttttgaAGGCATTCTTGCGGCGAGGAAATGGTCTAGTCACTCCCATTCGGAAAGTTGCTAGCTTAATAGATTTGTATATAGCAGAAATAGCCCCTGATCCTTGTTTGAAAACTTCAAAGTTCTTGGCTCTTGCCACAGCAATTCCAGATTCTGCAAGAGATTCTTATGATGAGCTCTACCATGCAATGGACATGTATCTTGAG GTACACACTCAATTATCACAGGAAGAAAGACTGAAGATATGCTGTGGTTTAAATTTTGAGAAGCTTTCACCTCAAGCTTGTCTACACCTTTCTCAGAACAAAAAATTTCCTTCAAAATTTGCGGTTCAAGCTCTTATCTCTCAACAATCTAAGCTGAAAAATTTACTCCATATGACTCCCAGTACATCTTCATACAATGATTCACCTTGCAACTCCAGTGGTGCTGctcaaaagggaaagaaaaacaaaaccagTGAACAAGTTGTGTTGTATTCTAGCAATTTTGATATTTCTACAGACAATGAGAAACTCGAAGCACATTTACAAGGAATGCAGTGGAGGGTCATGGAATTAGAGAAATTCTGTAGGAAAATGCAAATCCAAATGGCAAAGATCACAAAATCAAAAGCATCAGGCCATAGTTATGCAAAATCTTTGCCCAAGCTATGCTCATGA